One window from the genome of Oscillospiraceae bacterium encodes:
- a CDS encoding glycerate kinase, whose product MNITVAIDSMKGSLSTFQSGDAIAEGIQRVIPDATVTVCPIADGGEGTVEAIVSATCGTWVETTVKNPLGLPVTAKYGINNQTAIMEMASASGITLISEEERNPLHTTTYGVGEMIYDAIQKGCRKFVIGIGGSATNDGGIGMLQALGFEFFNQKGEQVPFGAKGLSEIVAIRTENALKELAECEFCVACDVTNPLCGERGASAVYGPQKGATPEMVIQMDGWLKQYAKLTKSLLPSSDANYPGAGAAGGLGFAFLSYLNAKLESGVDMVIRETGLAEKIKDADYVITGEGRLDGQSYQGKAPIGVAKLAKQFGKTVIAFSGCVTEDAKICNDHGIDAFFPIVRTPCSLADAMNVENAYRNLADTAEQVFRLITACR is encoded by the coding sequence ATGAATATTACTGTCGCCATTGATTCTATGAAAGGAAGTCTTTCCACCTTTCAGTCGGGAGATGCAATCGCTGAAGGAATCCAGCGTGTCATTCCCGATGCAACAGTAACCGTTTGCCCCATTGCAGACGGCGGCGAAGGCACTGTGGAAGCCATTGTATCTGCAACTTGTGGAACATGGGTAGAAACAACCGTAAAAAACCCCTTAGGACTTCCGGTAACCGCAAAATACGGTATTAACAATCAAACCGCCATTATGGAAATGGCATCAGCCTCCGGCATCACGTTGATTTCGGAAGAAGAACGAAACCCATTACATACCACAACCTACGGCGTGGGTGAAATGATTTATGATGCAATCCAAAAAGGCTGTCGCAAATTTGTGATAGGCATAGGCGGAAGCGCCACCAATGACGGTGGTATCGGGATGCTTCAAGCGCTAGGATTTGAGTTTTTCAATCAAAAAGGTGAACAGGTTCCGTTTGGTGCCAAAGGATTGTCCGAAATTGTTGCCATCCGTACAGAGAATGCTTTAAAAGAACTTGCCGAATGTGAATTTTGTGTAGCGTGTGACGTAACCAATCCTCTTTGCGGAGAACGGGGCGCCAGCGCAGTATACGGTCCCCAAAAAGGTGCTACTCCCGAAATGGTGATTCAAATGGATGGTTGGTTGAAACAGTATGCTAAGTTAACCAAATCACTGCTCCCCTCCTCTGATGCAAACTATCCCGGTGCAGGGGCAGCAGGCGGGCTTGGGTTTGCTTTTCTTTCTTATTTGAATGCAAAACTGGAATCCGGCGTGGATATGGTTATCAGAGAAACAGGTCTGGCAGAAAAAATCAAAGATGCTGACTATGTGATTACCGGAGAAGGACGATTAGACGGGCAGTCCTATCAGGGCAAAGCACCCATTGGTGTGGCAAAACTGGCAAAACAGTTTGGAAAAACCGTGATTGCGTTTTCCGGCTGTGTGACTGAGGATGCCAAAATTTGCAATGACCACGGTATTGATGCGTTCTTCCCCATTGTGAGAACTCCCTGCTCTTTGGCAGATGCAATGAATGTGGAAAATGCCTACCGAAATTTAGCAGACACTGCAGAACAGGTATTCCGTTTGATTACGGCTTGTAGGTAA